GCGGCGAGGACGACGTCGGGGCGCGGCGTGCCCTTGGAGCCGAAGCCGCCGCCGACGTGCTCGGCGACGACGGTGATCCGGTCCTCGGGCAGCTCGAACAGGGACGCCAGCACGGAGCGGACGGTCGTACCGCCCTGGCTGGAGGTGTACACCGTGAGCCGGTCCCCCTCCCACTGCGCCGTGGTCGCGTGCGGCTCCATGGGGTGGTTGTGCAGGGGCGGCACGCGGTACTCGGTGTCCACGCGGACCCGCGCGGCGGCGAAGGCGGTCTCCGGATCGCCGTGGTCGAGCCGGCCCGGCTGGCCGCCGTTGGCCTCCTCCGGCTCGTAGGCGTCCGGGTGGTCGGGGCGCAGGCCGGCGTCGTGCGCCTCGGTGTCGTACGTGACGTGGACCGCGCGGGCGGCGGCGCGGGCCGTCTCCGGTGTCTCGGCGACGACCAGGGCGACGCACCAGCCCCGGTGCGGCACGTCCGGGTCCTGGAGCAGGGCGAGGGTGGCGTCGTCCGGTTCGGCGAGGCGGGGGGCGTCACCGGGGGTGAGGACCGCGAGCACGCCGGGCAGCGCGAGCGCGTCGGCGGTGTCGACGTCCCTGACCCGGCCGCGCGCCACGGCCGCCGGCACGGGCCAGGCGTGGGCACGTCCGGCCAGCGGGTGCTCGGCGGCGTACCGGGCGCCCCCGGTCACCTTCTGCCGCCCTTCCCGGCGCTCGACGGGGGCGCCCAGGGCGGCCCCGACGGGGGGCGTGGCGCCGGGCCGCGGCCGGGTGCGCGCGGTCGCGGCGTCCGCCGCCGGTGGCAGGTCGGCACCGGCGGGGGCCGGGGGGCCGCCCGCGGGCGGACCGGACCGGGCCCGGGGACCGTCCGCGGGCAGGCCCGGCCGGTCCCCCGGAGCGTCCGCCGGAAGGCCGCCGCGGGCCGGCCGGGCGCCGGGCGGCGGGCCGGGGGGCGGGGTGGTCGGGGGCGGGCCGGTGGGGGCCATGGGGTCTCCTGGGACGGGCCGGGGCGGGGGTCGTCAGAGCGGCGCGGGGGCCGGGGCGAGGCGGTTGAGGACGTCCAGGGCGAGGTTGCGGGCCAGGGGCACCTTGTAGGCGGTGTCGCGCAACGGCTCGGCGCGCTCCAGTTCGAGGGCGACGGCGCCCTCGAAGGCGGCGGGCGTCGCGGCGGCGCCCAGCAGGGCGGTCTCCGCGTGCCGGGCCCGCCAGGGCCGGTGGGCGAGGCCGCCGAAGGCGATGCCCACGTGGTCGACGACGCCGTCGGCGACGCCCAGCACCACGGCCACGGAGGCGAGCGCGAAGGCGTACGACGCGCGGTCGCGGGCCTTGCGGTAGGCGGACGGGAGCCCGGCCGGGGCGGCGGGCAGCAGCACGCCGGTGATCAGCTCGCCCGGGCGGATCTCGGTGTCCCGTTCCGGGTGCTCGCCGGGCAGCCGGTGGAAGTCCGCCGCCGGGATGCTGCGGGTCCCCTCGGTGCCGTACAGCTCCACGCGGGCGTCGAGGGCGGCCAGGGCCACCGCCATGTCGGAGGGGTGGGTGGCGACGCACCGCTGCGAGTGCCCGAAGACCGCGTGGTCGCGGTGGACGCCCTCCAGGGCCCCGCAGCCGCTGCCCGGCTCCCGCTTGTTGCAGGGTTTGTCCAGGTCCTGGAAGTAGGGGCAGCGGGTGCGCTGCAGGAGGTTGCCGCCGGTCGTGGCCGCGTTGCGCAGCTGGCCGGAGGCTCCCGCGAGGAGCGCCTGGGACAGGACCGGGTAGCGGTCGCGGACGAGCGGGTGGGCGGCGAGGTCGCTGTTGCGGACGGTGGCGCCGACGCGCAGCGAGCCGTCGGGCCGCTCCTCGACGGTGTCCAGGGGCAGCCGGCCGACGTCGACGAGGACCGCGGGACTCTCCACGCCGAGCTTCATGAGGTCGACGAGGTTGGTGCCGCCGGCGAGGTAGCGGGCGCCGGGGTGGGCGGCGTGGGCCGCGACGGCCTCCTCGACGCTGCCGGGCCTGAGGTAGGCGAAGCCTTTCACGGGAGCACGTCCTCCACCGCCTCGACGATGCGCGGGTAGGCGCCGCAGCGGCACAGGTTGCCGCTGAGCCGCTCGCGGATCTCGGACCGGTCCAGCGGGACGGGCCGGCCGGAGGGGACCTCGGGGCCGGTCACGTGGGAGGGGTGGCCGGCCGCGGCCTCGGCGAGCATGCCGACGGCGGAGCAGATCTGCCCCGGGGTGCAGTAGCCGCACTGGAAGGCGTCGCGGTCGAGGAAGGCGCGCTGCAGCGGGTGCGGCTCCTCGCCGTCGCCGCCCAGGCCCTCGATGGTGGTGACCT
This is a stretch of genomic DNA from Streptomyces sp. TG1A-8. It encodes these proteins:
- a CDS encoding xanthine dehydrogenase family protein subunit M, yielding MKGFAYLRPGSVEEAVAAHAAHPGARYLAGGTNLVDLMKLGVESPAVLVDVGRLPLDTVEERPDGSLRVGATVRNSDLAAHPLVRDRYPVLSQALLAGASGQLRNAATTGGNLLQRTRCPYFQDLDKPCNKREPGSGCGALEGVHRDHAVFGHSQRCVATHPSDMAVALAALDARVELYGTEGTRSIPAADFHRLPGEHPERDTEIRPGELITGVLLPAAPAGLPSAYRKARDRASYAFALASVAVVLGVADGVVDHVGIAFGGLAHRPWRARHAETALLGAAATPAAFEGAVALELERAEPLRDTAYKVPLARNLALDVLNRLAPAPAPL
- a CDS encoding (2Fe-2S)-binding protein, which codes for MTSDHQSGPHSEITLRVNGKPRTLLVDHRRVLLDLLREDFDLTGSKKGCDHGQCGACTVLVDGRRLNSCLLLAVTLDGSEVTTIEGLGGDGEEPHPLQRAFLDRDAFQCGYCTPGQICSAVGMLAEAAAGHPSHVTGPEVPSGRPVPLDRSEIRERLSGNLCRCGAYPRIVEAVEDVLP